CATCCCCGACAAGGGAGTTTAAATTACTCATGACATCTTCTGTATCAGATGTCTTCAGATACACATCGGCTGCCATTAACGCTGCTTCCTGCTGCTTTTCATCGGGAGCAGTAGGATCATTGTATACTTCAGCCAAAGTCTTCAGGACAAGAGCCTTAGCTTCAGGATCATCTTTTAGATTTTCATAGAATTGAGGTTCATCACTTGAATCCAGCAATGCATTTGCATCTGTCAGATCAGGATTTTTAAACTTGTCCAAGCCGCTGTAAATATTGGTAGTAAAGGGATTACAGCTACTTAGAACAAAAAGAAGAGCCAGGAAAAGTCCCGGATATAGGCTTTTTCTCACAGAGTCCTCCTAAAAAGGATATTTTTAATTATTTCTTATCTCCACTTATATTAACACACACAGATGGATTAACAGTGTCACTTTTTTTAACGGATAAACCCTTTATAAAGGTTAATGCAAATCCTCTGAAAAACCAACAAAACAAACATTTAAGATTGATTCACTCAGGTTTCCCCCCACAAGATCTGCTTCTCAAGGGATGTAACTGTACAGGAAACAAGAGCCCCCCGCTTCAGTCTTGTATTCATAGGAATTCGTATCCTCAGGTAATTATCAGAGGTTCCTTCCCAGAACAGCTGACCTGCATGAGTTTTTTGTTCCTCCAAAAGGACCTGTCGGGGTCTTCCAATCTGATTCTGCAGATACTGATCATAGGATGCTCCGGAAATTTTTCGGATCTCATTCGTTCTCCCGCCGGTAATCCGTTCAGGTACGGCTGGCTTCATATCCCAGGCGGCCGTGTCGGGACGGGGAGAAAAAGGAAAGACATGAATCCTTGAAAAACTCAATTCCCTCAGGATGGTAAGGGTCTGAAGATGCTCTTCATCGGTTTCTCCTGGAAAACCGTCAATGATATCGGCGGCAATAAAGGGATCATCCTTCAATTCCCTCAGTCTCATGACGGCCTTGATCACCGATTCAGACCGGTAGGGACGGTTCATCCTTTTCAGAACCGTATCACTGCAGGACTGGGCGGACACATGAAAATGAGGACAGACTCTGGGATGGGACAGAATGGAGAGGTCTAGACTGAGAAGGGTCTCCGGTTCCAGAGAAGATAATCTGATTCTAAAGTTGGAGGTCTGTTTCAATATTGTGTTCAGCAGATCAGAGAGATCGAGGGCACCATCATGATAAGAGTCAATATTCACACCGGTGAGAACCACTTCCCGGTATCCCTTGGCTTCCAGCACTTTGAGACGGTCTATAAGGATGCTGCTCTTCAGACTGACCGACCGACCCCTGGCAATACAGACACGGCAATAAGCACAGCGATTATCACAACCATCCTGTATCTTCAAGAAAGCTCTGGCATGAAAGTTAAAATCTGCCGCAGAAAAGCGGAAACGATTTTGGCTCCCATCGATACCGGGAGACTGAGATTCAAGCCAGAATCCGACATTCTTATAGAGATCCAGTCCTTCGGCCTGTCCACTGGCCAGATAGGCTGCCATATCCATGATGAGATCTTTCTGATCTAAGGGGACAGACAGGACGTTCTCCCCTAAATCCCGGATCAGATCTGGTTCCAACTGGGCATAACAACCTGTAACCAGAACAAGAGAATCCGGGAAGTCCCGGCTTGCCTTGCGTATGATGCGTCTAGCCTTCTGCTCACTTTTTGAAGTGACAGTACATGTATTGACGACATAAACATCGGAGGCCTCGGAAAATTCACCTATATCGAAGCCCTGCTTCTCAAAAGAATCAGCTAAGGCCTCGGTTTCACACTGGTTCAATTTACAGCCGAGTGTATAAAAAGCGGCTTTCATGCTGACTCCTGAAGGTTAATTCTGCTGGAGACGTTCCAATCCTTTCCGGGCTTCCTGCAGAGTGGGCTGCAGAAGCAATGCCTGATTATAAGCATATTCTGCTGTTTTGAATTTTTCCGCGCCTTCCCGGGCATAGCCCAGACGGGACCACCAGCGGGCCGCTGAGGGAACATGGTATATCGCCGTTGACAGGGCGATATCGGCATGGTTGTACTGACCCATTCTGATATAGGTTTCTCCCATATAATAATAGACCTGTCCAACCCGGTCGCCGGTAGGATTCAAAGAGATATACTGCTGGAAAAAATCCAGACCCTTCTCATGATTGCCAAGATAATAATGGGCTTCTCCCAAATTTTCAATCACCCGGGCATCATAACGGGACCACTTCAGTGCGTCTTCACCATAGCGGACAGCCTCATCATATCTTCCCAATCGAATGAGTCCCCATCCAAGAACAGTATAGGAGTCCATACGGGGAATGATCTGAGAATCATCAAAGGATGACAACTCACTCAAACAGACCGCGACGGATTCTTCATAGGCTCCCTGACGGTACAGCTTGAGGGCGTCGACCTTCTCCTGGGCACCCGCCTGGGAAAGAATCAGCAGTAAGAGAAGGAGGCTGGTACATATAAATTTATTTTTCAAGAGAATCCTCCGCTGGAACCATTCGACTGACACCTTCAAAGCGGCAACCGGTTTCCATAATTATTTTGGGTGCCGTTATATCACCGATAACCTCGGCATTTCCCATCAATTCAACCTGAGATTCGGCAATGACATTTCCTCGTACCCGACCACGAACATGAATAGACCTTGCCCCTATTTCGGCGGTGACATCGGCATGTTCATCGATATACAGGTCACCCTGAGCCTTGATCTGACCTTCAAACTTACCTTTGATCATCAGCTCTCTTGTAAAAGACAACTCTCCACAAAAGCTGATATCATCAGCCAGGACTGTATCCAACTTGTGCTCTTTAATTTTCCGGGAATGAATTTCGGCCATCCTGAACTCCTAAACTTTCAATAGAATCAAAGGTTCCCAGCATTTTTTCAAGACCCTTGTGAAGATCCTGACGCATCCGGGATGTATAGGGATTATATTTCTGCAAATCAATAAAAAGCTGCCAGGGGTCGTTACATGTCTGTGTGACAATATCCAGCAGCCTCTCATAGCCTGCCGTTGCCATGGAACTGGGATGCAAATTGAGCGCATCCAGTGTTCTCCCGATAAAATGAGTAATCCCCTGGGTATAAGCGGCTTCTCTGTCATGCTCATGGGCTGTCATTTCTTGCACCATAAGGCCTAAGTTTCGAAAATGGTCTTTCCAGAGGATATAATGATCATCCTTAATCCTCTCCTTGCAAAGAACGATAGGAAGACCCTGAACCCCGTTTTTTCCTGAATCAGGACCAAACATAGGATGAGAACCCAGAATCTCAACTGAGTCAGGCAGGTATTTTTTCATCAGGTCTACTGGATAAACCTTAACAGAACAGGTATCTACCACCAGAGTCCCCGGTTTAAGTAAGGGTGCTATGACGGGAAGAACCTGCTCCATGGAGGAGATGGCATTGCACAGGAACAGGACATGACAATCCATCAGCTCCTCAAGGCTCACTCGAAGGACACCCTCAGGAGTCATTCTGTCAGGATTACGGGAATACCCTTTAACCTGAAAAGACTTAGATAATAAGGAGGCCCAAAAAGACCCAAAACGTC
This portion of the Oceanispirochaeta sp. genome encodes:
- a CDS encoding prephenate dehydrogenase/arogenate dehydrogenase family protein, translated to MQIAVYGLGRFGSFWASLLSKSFQVKGYSRNPDRMTPEGVLRVSLEELMDCHVLFLCNAISSMEQVLPVIAPLLKPGTLVVDTCSVKVYPVDLMKKYLPDSVEILGSHPMFGPDSGKNGVQGLPIVLCKERIKDDHYILWKDHFRNLGLMVQEMTAHEHDREAAYTQGITHFIGRTLDALNLHPSSMATAGYERLLDIVTQTCNDPWQLFIDLQKYNPYTSRMRQDLHKGLEKMLGTFDSIESLGVQDGRNSFPEN
- a CDS encoding polymer-forming cytoskeletal protein; amino-acid sequence: MAEIHSRKIKEHKLDTVLADDISFCGELSFTRELMIKGKFEGQIKAQGDLYIDEHADVTAEIGARSIHVRGRVRGNVIAESQVELMGNAEVIGDITAPKIIMETGCRFEGVSRMVPAEDSLEK
- a CDS encoding tetratricopeptide repeat protein — encoded protein: MKNKFICTSLLLLLLILSQAGAQEKVDALKLYRQGAYEESVAVCLSELSSFDDSQIIPRMDSYTVLGWGLIRLGRYDEAVRYGEDALKWSRYDARVIENLGEAHYYLGNHEKGLDFFQQYISLNPTGDRVGQVYYYMGETYIRMGQYNHADIALSTAIYHVPSAARWWSRLGYAREGAEKFKTAEYAYNQALLLQPTLQEARKGLERLQQN
- the mtaB gene encoding tRNA (N(6)-L-threonylcarbamoyladenosine(37)-C(2))-methylthiotransferase MtaB — translated: MKAAFYTLGCKLNQCETEALADSFEKQGFDIGEFSEASDVYVVNTCTVTSKSEQKARRIIRKASRDFPDSLVLVTGCYAQLEPDLIRDLGENVLSVPLDQKDLIMDMAAYLASGQAEGLDLYKNVGFWLESQSPGIDGSQNRFRFSAADFNFHARAFLKIQDGCDNRCAYCRVCIARGRSVSLKSSILIDRLKVLEAKGYREVVLTGVNIDSYHDGALDLSDLLNTILKQTSNFRIRLSSLEPETLLSLDLSILSHPRVCPHFHVSAQSCSDTVLKRMNRPYRSESVIKAVMRLRELKDDPFIAADIIDGFPGETDEEHLQTLTILRELSFSRIHVFPFSPRPDTAAWDMKPAVPERITGGRTNEIRKISGASYDQYLQNQIGRPRQVLLEEQKTHAGQLFWEGTSDNYLRIRIPMNTRLKRGALVSCTVTSLEKQILWGET